DNA sequence from the Oscillospiraceae bacterium genome:
CGCAAGACAGTTTTTAGGACAAATGGAAAAGCCTGATGTAGATTATATCGAAGGTCTCTCCCCTGCTATTTCCATTGACCAGAAAACCACCTCAAAAAATCCACGGTCAACAGTGGGTACTGTTACGGAAATATATGATTATTTCAGACTTTTATATGCAAGAATAGGTGTTCCCCACTGTCCTATTTGTAAAAAAGAAATACGTCAGCAAACAATTGACCAAATTACCGACAAAATTCTCTCTTTACCCGAAGGAACAAAGCTTCAAATTATGGCTCCTGTTATACGTCAAAGAAAAGGAGAGCACATAAAAGTAATTGAAGATGCAGAAAAAAGCGGATTTGTCAGAATTCGTGTAGACGGAAACATTTATGATGTTTCTGAAGAAATAACATTAGATAAAAACAAAAAACACTCTATTGATATTATCGTTGACCGTTTAGTAATTAAGCCTGATATAAGAAAACGACTTGCGGATTCTATTGAAACAGCTTCGCATCTTACTAAAGGAATTATTCTTGCTGTTACCGAAGATAAAGAATATTTATTTTCGCAAAAATATGCTTGTCCCGATCACGATATAGAAATTGATGAACTTACACCAAGAATGTTTTCTTTTAATAACCCTTTTGGCGCTTGTAAAACTTGTACAGGCTTAGGCACTCTTTTGAAAATAGATCCCGATTTAATAATGCCAAACAAAAATCTTTCAATAGCGCAAGGTGGAATAAGAGCAAGCGGCTGGAGTTATGCCGAAGGCGGTACTATTGCTGAAATGTATTACAGAGCTTTAGGAGAAGAATACGGTTTTAAGATAACCGATCCCCTTTCTTCTCTTTCAGAAGAAGCAATAAACGCTATTCTATACGGTACAAACGGTAAAAAGCTTTTAATGACAAGGGTTAATGAATACGGAAGCGGTACCTACAAAACAGATTTTGAAGGTATAATAAACAATCTTGAGCGCCGTCACAGAGAAACAAGCAGCGATTTTATGCGTTCTGAAATTGAAAATTCTATGACAGAATTGCCTTGTCCAGACTGTAAAGGTGCAAGACTTAACAGTAATGCTTTGGCTGTAACAGTAGGAAATCTTAATATTTATGAGCTTACAAAGCTTTCAGTAAGTGACTGTATTGATTATTTTGAAAATCTTGTTCTCTCTGAAAAAGATAAGATAATCTCACATCAGATATTAAAGGAAATAAATTCCCGTCTTAACTTTTTAAAAAGCGTAGGTCTTGAGTATTTAACGCTCAATCGTTTTTCCGGTACATTGTCAGGTGGAGAAAGTCAACGTATTCGCCTTGCAACTCAGATTGGCTCTTCTCTTATGGGTGTACTGTATATTTTAGATGAGCCAAGCATAGGATTACATCAGAGGGATAACGACCGACTGTTAGAAACTCTGAAAAAACTGCGTGATTTAGGTAATACACTAATTGTAGTTGAACACGATGAAGATACTATGCTTAATGCAGATTATATTGTTGACATCGGTCCAGGTGCAGGAATTCACGGAGGAGAAATAATAGCCGCAGGAACAGCACAGGAAATTATGCAAAACAAAAATTCTATTACAGGACAGTATCTGAGCCGTCAAAAATTTGTTCCTATACCTGAAACAAGAAGAAAAGGTAATGGAAACACATTGAAAATTATAGGTGCATCTGAAAATAATCTTAAAAATATTGATGTTGAAATACCTCTTGGCACTTTTACCTGTATCACAGGAGTATCAGGCTCAGGTAAATCTTCTCTTGTAAATGAAATTCTTTACAAGAGCTTAGCATCTCAGTTAAATGGCGCTAAATGCAGAGCCGGAGCTCACAAAACTATTGAAGGCATAGAAGCTTTAGATAAGGTTATTGATATAGACCAATCTCCTATCGGACGCACTCCACGTTCAAACCCTGCTACTTATACAGGTGTATTTTCGGATATAAGAGAGCTTTTTGCCAACACCAACGATGCTAAAGCAAGAGGCTATAATGCAAGCAGATTTTCTTTTAACGTAAAAGGCGGAAGATGTGAAGCTTGTCAGGGTGACGGAATATTAAAAATAGAAATGCATTTTTTGCCCGATGTATATGTTCCTTGTGAAGTTTGTAAAGGTAAACGCTACGGAAGAGAAACGCTTGAAGTAAAATATAAGAATAAAAGTATATACGATGTACTTGAAATGACAGTTGAGGAAGGTATCGAGTTTTTCAATGCTATTCCTAAAATAAGAAAAAAGCTTGAAACTCTTTATGAAGTTGGTTTAGGATATATAAAAATAGGCCAACCCTCTACTACCCTTTCAGGAGGAGAGGCTCAGCGAGTAAAGCTTGCTACTGAGCTATCTAAACGCTCTACCGGTAAAACGATATATATACTCGATGAGCCTACCACAGGTCTTCACGCTGCTGATGTTCATAAGCTTATTGATGTTCTTAATAAGCTTGTAAAGGGCGGAAATACAGTTGTTGTTATTGAACACAATTTAGATATAATAAAAACAGCAGATTATATTATTGACTTAGGCCCCGAAGGCGGCGATAAGGGAGGTAATATAGTTGTTTGCGGTACTCCTGAGCAAGTAGCCGAATGTGAAAAATCATATACCGGCAAATATATCAAAAAAGAGTTAAATCGCAATTAAATTATTAACAAGAAAGGATATAGTTTTATGAGTATTGTTGATGAAACCATTTTAAAGGCAAAAGAAATTGCAGATGTAACTGCAAAAAAAGCATCTCAAATTTCAGCACTTACAAAATTAAAT
Encoded proteins:
- the uvrA gene encoding excinuclease ABC subunit UvrA; this translates as MNNKSIFIKGAREHNLKNIDVEIPRDKLVVLTGLSGSGKSSLAFDTIYAEGQRRYVESLSSYARQFLGQMEKPDVDYIEGLSPAISIDQKTTSKNPRSTVGTVTEIYDYFRLLYARIGVPHCPICKKEIRQQTIDQITDKILSLPEGTKLQIMAPVIRQRKGEHIKVIEDAEKSGFVRIRVDGNIYDVSEEITLDKNKKHSIDIIVDRLVIKPDIRKRLADSIETASHLTKGIILAVTEDKEYLFSQKYACPDHDIEIDELTPRMFSFNNPFGACKTCTGLGTLLKIDPDLIMPNKNLSIAQGGIRASGWSYAEGGTIAEMYYRALGEEYGFKITDPLSSLSEEAINAILYGTNGKKLLMTRVNEYGSGTYKTDFEGIINNLERRHRETSSDFMRSEIENSMTELPCPDCKGARLNSNALAVTVGNLNIYELTKLSVSDCIDYFENLVLSEKDKIISHQILKEINSRLNFLKSVGLEYLTLNRFSGTLSGGESQRIRLATQIGSSLMGVLYILDEPSIGLHQRDNDRLLETLKKLRDLGNTLIVVEHDEDTMLNADYIVDIGPGAGIHGGEIIAAGTAQEIMQNKNSITGQYLSRQKFVPIPETRRKGNGNTLKIIGASENNLKNIDVEIPLGTFTCITGVSGSGKSSLVNEILYKSLASQLNGAKCRAGAHKTIEGIEALDKVIDIDQSPIGRTPRSNPATYTGVFSDIRELFANTNDAKARGYNASRFSFNVKGGRCEACQGDGILKIEMHFLPDVYVPCEVCKGKRYGRETLEVKYKNKSIYDVLEMTVEEGIEFFNAIPKIRKKLETLYEVGLGYIKIGQPSTTLSGGEAQRVKLATELSKRSTGKTIYILDEPTTGLHAADVHKLIDVLNKLVKGGNTVVVIEHNLDIIKTADYIIDLGPEGGDKGGNIVVCGTPEQVAECEKSYTGKYIKKELNRN